From a single Natronorubrum tibetense GA33 genomic region:
- a CDS encoding cupin domain-containing protein: MPLDEYATAVSDLEPSEGEIETTELVVTDDVLVKAFALGPGAELDAHDHPDSTNVFHVLEGTVTVVQGDESEEISAPGVVHHERGVIHGARNETDETVVFTASLCPLPS, translated from the coding sequence ATGCCTCTCGACGAATACGCGACAGCAGTGTCGGACCTCGAGCCGAGCGAGGGCGAGATCGAAACGACCGAACTGGTCGTCACCGACGACGTGCTGGTCAAGGCGTTCGCGCTCGGTCCCGGCGCGGAACTCGATGCCCACGACCATCCCGACAGCACGAACGTCTTTCACGTGCTCGAGGGGACGGTGACGGTCGTCCAGGGCGACGAGAGCGAGGAGATTTCAGCCCCCGGCGTCGTCCACCACGAACGGGGCGTAATCCACGGCGCGCGAAACGAGACCGACGAGACGGTCGTCTTCACGGCGAGTCTCTGTCCGTTGCCGTCGTAA
- a CDS encoding PAS domain S-box protein, with amino-acid sequence MTRGLEVPEAAQVRVLAVGSSPWLQTAASELEDGNLTVDGPFETRSDLDTTQLDATDCVLTDEHETLTSLSETHPVVYAIDPAACESIDRFRSDGATDVIVKRRAGEPECEPPVLRHRLRQAAELAAVRRTASRQETWYQALLEQSSDLVVVTEADGTITYVSPSVEEVGGYDPESLIGNHVTETVHPEDTSTVRTAFEDLREREPGMSVSITYRCQHADGSWYVHEADLTNRLADDDIGGLVASIRDITEHQQVDQELDVALDRVTDAFCALDSDWRFTYVNEQAATLLDTEPGEILGRKIHDQFPELRDTAFQTSAIEAMETQEPISFERYYEPTDCWYNVRIFPSPSGISIYFTDVTDRIERESELRERTERLETLVQNVPVVLFVLDADGTITLAEGRALERFDRRSDDIVGESLFDVFEGHSQILADATAALDGEKAHSSIRLMDRVFESWYRPIVDDGSTDRVIAIAADVTERAQYQEALNALHEATSHLLTVESKQAACEYIVDVAADVLDLESVVYRFDDQHNELIPAAYSQAFESTFGRPSRVQPDESTVWQTFVGGTPSRLDEKMDADRTHHAAANAHSGLFVPIGEHGVLVALDPEPEQYGDDTFELAQLFATTAEASLDRISRTRRLHGRERELTRQNTHLEQLHAASRIRQDIEQLLLMADSRTEIERGICDRLADLEACSFAWIGEPDPSGNRLETQASAGREREYLDAVSVTTVDDSAAEPTGRSARTREPTYVENAADSLRDGTWRVEALSRNYQSVYAVPLVYDGFLYGVLSIYGDDRDAFDDPLRETLAELGETVGYAIDAVKRKAALREDDVATAELELELTGESLLSRLASRLEARVAFEGATIREDGPTTVFVVTDASVAPEQAAELSDLDGIYGVTVIAETEDETLLQLQSTEPFFGVVVDSHGGTLRSFVADESTTRAIVDVPESIEIRDLLSGLNRRGFSVSMLARREQATADRSTIDAGARNSLLEQLTDRQREVVQTAYHGGFFEWPRQTNGEEIADSLDISSPAFHKHVRAAEQKLFRTLFDEALLDG; translated from the coding sequence ATGACCCGCGGTCTCGAGGTCCCCGAGGCGGCTCAGGTCCGAGTGCTCGCAGTCGGATCGTCGCCGTGGCTGCAGACGGCGGCGAGCGAACTGGAAGACGGTAATCTCACCGTCGATGGACCGTTCGAAACCCGGTCCGATCTCGACACGACACAACTCGACGCGACGGATTGTGTCCTCACGGACGAACACGAGACGCTCACGTCGCTCAGCGAGACGCATCCGGTAGTCTACGCCATCGATCCAGCGGCGTGCGAGTCGATCGATCGGTTCCGTTCCGACGGTGCGACCGACGTGATCGTCAAACGGCGGGCCGGCGAACCCGAGTGCGAGCCTCCCGTTCTCCGTCATCGGCTTCGGCAGGCGGCCGAACTCGCCGCGGTCCGTCGAACGGCTTCGCGACAGGAAACGTGGTATCAGGCGTTGCTCGAGCAGTCGTCGGATCTGGTGGTCGTCACCGAGGCCGACGGAACGATCACCTACGTCAGCCCGTCGGTCGAGGAAGTCGGCGGCTACGATCCCGAATCATTGATCGGCAACCACGTGACGGAGACCGTCCACCCCGAGGACACCTCGACGGTCCGCACCGCGTTCGAGGATCTCCGCGAGCGCGAGCCCGGGATGTCGGTCTCGATCACCTACCGATGCCAGCACGCCGACGGCTCCTGGTACGTCCACGAAGCCGACCTCACCAACCGACTCGCGGACGACGACATCGGCGGGCTCGTCGCCTCGATCCGGGACATCACGGAGCACCAGCAGGTCGACCAGGAACTGGACGTCGCGCTCGATCGCGTGACCGATGCGTTCTGTGCACTCGACTCCGACTGGCGATTTACGTACGTCAACGAGCAGGCAGCGACCCTGCTCGACACCGAACCGGGGGAGATTCTCGGACGAAAGATACACGATCAGTTCCCGGAGCTTCGAGATACCGCCTTTCAGACGTCGGCGATCGAAGCGATGGAGACCCAAGAGCCCATCTCCTTCGAACGGTACTACGAGCCCACCGACTGCTGGTACAACGTGCGAATCTTCCCCTCCCCATCCGGTATCTCGATCTACTTCACGGACGTTACTGACCGGATCGAACGCGAGAGTGAACTTCGGGAGCGAACGGAGCGACTGGAAACGCTCGTCCAGAACGTTCCTGTCGTGCTCTTTGTACTCGACGCCGACGGAACGATCACGCTCGCAGAGGGACGTGCCCTCGAGCGATTCGATCGCCGGTCGGACGACATCGTCGGCGAGTCGCTGTTCGACGTCTTCGAGGGCCACTCCCAGATTCTCGCCGACGCCACGGCAGCGTTGGACGGGGAGAAGGCCCACTCTTCGATCCGTCTCATGGATCGGGTCTTCGAATCGTGGTATCGGCCGATCGTCGACGACGGATCGACCGACCGCGTCATCGCCATTGCCGCCGATGTCACCGAGCGCGCCCAGTATCAGGAGGCACTGAACGCCCTGCACGAGGCGACGAGTCACCTGCTGACCGTCGAATCCAAACAGGCCGCCTGCGAGTACATCGTCGACGTCGCGGCGGACGTCCTGGACCTCGAGAGCGTCGTCTACCGATTCGACGACCAGCACAACGAACTGATCCCGGCGGCCTACTCACAGGCGTTCGAATCGACGTTCGGGCGGCCGTCTCGAGTGCAACCGGACGAGAGCACCGTCTGGCAGACGTTCGTCGGTGGCACACCCTCGCGTCTCGACGAGAAGATGGACGCGGATCGAACGCATCACGCGGCCGCCAACGCTCACAGCGGGCTTTTCGTTCCGATCGGTGAACACGGCGTCCTCGTCGCCCTCGATCCGGAGCCGGAGCAGTACGGCGACGATACCTTCGAACTCGCCCAACTGTTCGCTACGACGGCCGAGGCTTCGCTCGACCGAATCTCCCGGACGCGTCGACTCCACGGACGTGAGCGTGAACTCACGCGTCAGAACACGCATCTCGAGCAGTTACACGCCGCCAGTCGGATCCGCCAGGACATCGAGCAGTTACTCCTGATGGCCGACTCTCGAACCGAGATTGAACGCGGAATCTGTGACCGTCTCGCGGATCTCGAGGCCTGCTCGTTCGCCTGGATCGGCGAACCCGATCCGAGCGGCAATCGACTCGAGACGCAGGCCAGCGCCGGACGCGAGCGGGAGTATCTCGACGCCGTCTCGGTGACGACCGTCGACGACTCCGCGGCCGAGCCGACTGGACGGTCGGCGCGGACGCGGGAGCCGACGTACGTCGAAAACGCCGCCGATTCGCTCCGCGACGGAACGTGGCGGGTCGAAGCCCTCTCGCGAAACTACCAGTCGGTCTACGCCGTGCCGCTCGTCTACGACGGATTCCTCTACGGCGTGCTGTCGATCTACGGTGACGACCGCGACGCGTTCGATGACCCCCTTCGCGAAACGCTCGCCGAACTCGGCGAAACGGTCGGATACGCGATTGACGCGGTCAAGCGGAAAGCCGCGCTGCGCGAGGACGACGTCGCGACCGCCGAACTCGAACTCGAACTCACCGGCGAGTCGCTGCTCTCTCGCCTTGCCAGCCGACTGGAGGCCCGCGTCGCGTTCGAGGGCGCGACGATACGGGAGGACGGACCGACGACCGTCTTCGTCGTGACGGACGCGTCGGTCGCGCCCGAGCAGGCGGCCGAACTCTCCGATCTCGACGGGATCTACGGCGTCACGGTCATCGCCGAAACCGAGGACGAAACGCTGTTACAGCTTCAGAGCACGGAGCCGTTTTTCGGGGTCGTCGTCGACTCCCACGGCGGAACGCTCCGGTCGTTCGTCGCCGACGAGTCGACGACTCGAGCCATCGTCGACGTTCCGGAATCGATCGAAATCAGGGATCTCCTGTCGGGACTCAACCGCCGCGGCTTTTCGGTTTCGATGCTCGCGCGCCGCGAACAGGCGACCGCGGACCGGTCCACGATCGACGCTGGCGCGCGCAACTCGCTGCTCGAGCAACTCACCGATCGCCAACGGGAGGTCGTTCAGACGGCGTACCACGGCGGGTTCTTCGAGTGGCCTCGACAAACGAACGGCGAGGAGATCGCAGACTCGCTCGATATCTCGTCGCCGGCCTTCCACAAACACGTAAGAGCCGCCGAGCAGAAGCTCTTCAGGACGCTCTTCGACGAGGCGTTGTTGGATGGTTAA
- a CDS encoding gamma-glutamyltransferase family protein, with translation MNDAIDLDRFDSRRSTVYGNRGMVATSQPLAAEAGLSILRDGGNAFDAAVATAAALNVVEPTSTGLGGDVFALYRTADGDVGAMRSCGPAPADATIENVSRSLEETDEETLESYYPESRGYAVDSGASADELGMPFLGPHAVTVPGTARGWETTVQELGRRSLSEVLQPAIHYATEGYPVSPIIAHHWEGAERLFTDEHAREAYLFDGESPDPGQTVTMPRLGESLQQIAEHGADEVYEGDIADAIVDEIQSAGGFMTRDDLADFEPEFVDPVSTTYNGAEVYELPPNNQGLVALEALNIAEEIGAGEHAYDSPERIHAFAEAMKLAFVDGHHYITDPKYEEIPPLASKSYARERAAAIGDSPIRNPAVGVPNANAEDADTVLLTVGDEEGNLVSYINSRFAGFGSGLVAGDTGIALQNRGASFSLDADHPNRLEPGKRPFHTLIPAIAKLDEDDWLAFGVMGGYMQPQGHVQVLSNLVDYGMSPQAALDAPRWRYRESGSLGIEDRLPNAAKLARKGHDVGVLPPVMFGGAQLVRRRGETLSGATEPRKDGVAIGF, from the coding sequence GTGAACGACGCTATCGATCTCGACCGATTCGACTCGAGGCGGTCGACGGTCTACGGAAACCGGGGGATGGTCGCGACCAGTCAGCCGCTCGCTGCAGAGGCGGGCCTCTCGATCCTGCGCGACGGGGGGAACGCCTTCGACGCGGCCGTCGCGACGGCCGCCGCGCTCAACGTCGTCGAACCCACGTCGACCGGACTGGGCGGCGACGTGTTCGCGCTCTACCGAACCGCCGACGGCGACGTCGGAGCCATGCGATCCTGTGGCCCCGCGCCGGCTGACGCGACGATCGAGAACGTGTCGCGCTCGCTCGAGGAAACCGACGAGGAGACCCTCGAGAGCTACTATCCCGAGTCACGGGGCTACGCGGTCGACAGCGGGGCGAGCGCCGACGAGTTGGGAATGCCGTTCCTCGGTCCCCACGCCGTCACGGTTCCCGGCACGGCCCGCGGCTGGGAGACGACGGTGCAGGAACTGGGCCGCCGGTCCCTTTCCGAGGTCCTCCAGCCGGCGATCCACTACGCGACGGAGGGGTATCCCGTCTCGCCGATCATCGCCCACCACTGGGAGGGCGCGGAGCGACTCTTTACGGACGAGCACGCGCGCGAGGCGTACCTCTTCGACGGCGAGAGTCCGGACCCCGGCCAGACGGTTACCATGCCGCGGCTGGGCGAGTCCCTGCAGCAGATCGCCGAACACGGCGCGGACGAGGTGTACGAAGGGGACATCGCGGACGCGATCGTCGACGAGATCCAGTCCGCGGGCGGCTTCATGACCCGCGACGACCTCGCCGACTTCGAACCCGAGTTCGTCGATCCGGTCAGCACGACCTACAACGGGGCCGAGGTCTACGAACTGCCGCCGAACAACCAGGGTCTCGTCGCGCTCGAGGCGCTCAACATCGCCGAGGAGATCGGTGCCGGGGAGCACGCGTACGACTCCCCCGAACGGATCCACGCCTTCGCCGAGGCGATGAAACTCGCGTTCGTCGACGGCCACCACTATATTACCGACCCCAAATACGAGGAGATTCCACCGCTCGCCTCGAAATCCTACGCGCGCGAGCGGGCGGCGGCGATCGGCGACAGTCCGATCCGAAATCCCGCGGTCGGCGTCCCGAACGCCAACGCTGAGGACGCCGACACCGTCCTGCTGACCGTCGGCGACGAGGAGGGGAACCTGGTCTCGTACATCAACTCCCGCTTCGCCGGCTTCGGCAGCGGACTGGTCGCCGGCGACACCGGCATCGCCCTCCAGAATCGCGGCGCGTCGTTCTCGCTCGACGCCGATCACCCGAATCGCCTCGAGCCGGGTAAACGACCGTTCCACACACTGATTCCGGCGATCGCGAAATTGGACGAGGACGACTGGCTGGCTTTCGGCGTCATGGGCGGCTACATGCAGCCCCAGGGCCACGTCCAGGTACTCTCGAACCTCGTTGACTACGGCATGAGTCCGCAGGCGGCACTCGACGCACCCCGCTGGCGCTACCGGGAGAGCGGTTCGCTCGGCATCGAGGACCGGCTCCCGAACGCGGCCAAACTCGCGCGGAAGGGCCACGACGTCGGCGTCCTCCCGCCGGTCATGTTCGGCGGCGCACAGCTCGTTCGCCGCCGAGGCGAGACGCTCTCCGGTGCGACCGAACCCCGAAAGGACGGCGTCGCGATCGGCTTCTGA
- a CDS encoding DNA-methyltransferase, whose product METTHRVFVGDSRDLAAIDDASVELVVTSPPYPMIEMWDDLFTGLDPAIGDALESGDGRAAFDAMHAQLDRVWAELERVLVDGGIACINVGDATRTIDGSFRVYPNHARVLEAFESRGFDPLPDVLWRKPANSAAKFMGSGMIPPNAYVTLEHEYVLVFRKGGESRGFEPGADRRYEAAYFWEERNRWFTDLWTDVQGELQALGGDGEGDLRDRSAAYPLEIPYRLICMYSAYGDTVLDPFWGTGTTTLAAICAGRHSLGSELEEAFVERFDDRVPAIPALSRSIGRTRLERHREFVTSRLEAGKGFEYEADYYDTPVVTKMERGIRLREVDAIEALDGDSDDGNNGDSDDDNSSDGNNGDSDDGNNEYGYRAEHVPLRLE is encoded by the coding sequence ATGGAGACGACCCACCGCGTCTTCGTCGGTGACTCTCGAGATCTCGCCGCGATCGACGACGCTTCCGTCGAACTCGTCGTCACGTCCCCGCCGTACCCCATGATCGAGATGTGGGACGACCTGTTTACGGGTCTCGATCCGGCGATCGGCGACGCCCTCGAGTCCGGCGACGGCCGCGCGGCGTTCGACGCGATGCACGCCCAACTCGATCGCGTCTGGGCGGAACTCGAGCGCGTACTCGTTGACGGCGGCATCGCCTGTATCAACGTCGGCGATGCGACGCGGACGATCGACGGGAGTTTTCGCGTTTATCCGAACCACGCCCGCGTGCTCGAGGCCTTCGAGTCCCGCGGCTTCGATCCCTTACCGGACGTGCTCTGGCGCAAGCCGGCCAACAGCGCGGCCAAGTTCATGGGCAGCGGGATGATCCCGCCGAACGCCTACGTTACCCTGGAACACGAGTACGTGCTGGTCTTCCGGAAGGGCGGCGAGAGTCGCGGCTTCGAGCCGGGAGCCGACCGGCGCTACGAGGCTGCCTACTTCTGGGAGGAGCGCAACCGCTGGTTCACGGACCTCTGGACCGACGTTCAGGGCGAGCTGCAGGCGCTCGGCGGTGACGGGGAGGGGGACCTCCGCGATCGTTCGGCCGCCTACCCGCTCGAGATCCCCTATCGACTGATCTGTATGTACTCGGCCTACGGCGACACCGTCCTCGATCCGTTCTGGGGGACCGGGACCACGACGCTCGCGGCCATCTGTGCCGGCCGCCACTCGCTCGGCTCGGAGCTCGAGGAGGCCTTCGTCGAACGGTTCGACGACCGTGTTCCCGCTATCCCGGCGCTGTCGCGGTCGATCGGGCGGACGCGCCTCGAGCGCCACCGCGAGTTCGTCACCAGCCGTCTCGAGGCGGGCAAGGGGTTCGAGTACGAGGCCGATTACTACGACACGCCGGTCGTGACCAAGATGGAGCGCGGAATTCGGCTGCGCGAAGTCGATGCAATCGAGGCGCTGGACGGCGACAGCGACGACGGCAACAACGGCGACAGCGACGACGATAACAGCAGCGACGGCAACAACGGCGACAGCGACGACGGCAACAACGAATACGGCTATCGGGCCGAACACGTCCCGTTGCGTCTCGAGTGA